CGCGTCGTCGATCGCCTCACGCAGCGCGCCCCAATCGATCCCGTGATGCTTGCAGAAATGCGCATCCTCGGCCGCCACCACCGCGCGCGGCAGTGAGGGCGACATCGCCGCCAGGTCGATCCATTCCCGCTGCATCGGCGCGCCGCGAAGCGAGCGCCACGCCATCAGCGTCGAAACGGGATGGCCGGTGCGGTAGAACGGCGCGATCACATAGGGCGCGAGAAGGACGACCGCGAGCGCTACGAGCAGAATTTTGACGATGCGCAAATCGAGCTTTCCGGCATGGATCGACACGCGGCCACGGATCCCCCCATTAAGTCTGTGATAATTCGGGCCTTTTCCAGCACTTTTTAGGCCTTCCAAACGATTGACTGGGGCGGTCTCATAAAGGATTGTCCCGCCGAATTTTAGTTCTGGAGCCCTTCTTGATGACTGGCACGTCCCCGTCCGATTTCGCCAAGCGCCTGGACAAGACCGCTGATGACACCGAGGCCCTGCTCGGGCGCCTGTTGTCGGACGACATCCTGCACGATGAGATCGCCCGGCCCAAGCGACTGATGGACGCAATGCGCTATTCCAGCCTGAACGGTGGCAAGCGTCTGCGGCCGTTCCTGGTGGTCGAGAGCGCAGCCGTATTCAGCGTGCCGCGCGAAGCGGCCCTGCTCGTCGGCGCCGCGCTCGAATGCATTCACTGCTATTCGCTGATCCACGACGATCTGCCGGCGATGGACAATTCGGATCTGCGCCGCGGCCGCCCCACCCTGCACAAGAAGACCGATGACGCCACCGCGATCCTTGCCGGCGACGGCCTGTTGACGCTCGCTTTCGACATCATCACCCGCGACGAGATCCACCGCGACGCCAATGTGCGACTGCTGCTGACGCGCGCACTGGCGCGCTGCGCCGGCATTGGCGGCATGGTCGGCGGCCAGATCCTCGACCTCGCCGGCGAAGGCCGCTTTGGCGGCAACGAGCCGATCGACGTCGCGCGTATTCAGCAGATGAAGACCGGCGCGCTGCTGCGCTACGGCTGCATCGCCGGGGCGATCCTCGGCCAGGCCTCGCAGAAGGAATATCAGGCGCTCGACGATTACGGACGCGCGCTCGGCGAAGCGTTCCAGATCGCGGACGACCTGCTCGACGTCGAGGGCGATGCGGCCGCGCTCGGCAAGCCGGCCGGCGCCGATGCCGCACTCGGCAAGACCACCTTCGTCACCCAGCTCGGCATCGAAGGCGCCAAGCAGCGCGTGCGCGACCTGCTCGCGCGCGCCGACGGCGCCGTGTCGATCTTCGGCGATCGCGCCGCCGTGCTGCAGGCCGCGGCGCGCTTCGTCGCCGAACGGAAGAACTGACGCGCGTCGATGGCGGCCGGCGGCAAAGAGGATCCCGCCCTCGTCCGCTTCCGCCAGATGTCGCGGCCGATGCGGCTGATCTATGCGCGGCCGCGAACGTTCATCGCACTCGGCGTCGGCATTCTCGTCTGCCTGCTGCTGCCGGGCACGCACCGCCTGGTGACGCGACTGTTGTTCGGATGGGACGCTCTGATCGCGGTCTATCTCGTGCTGGTCTATACGATGATGCTGTGCAACGACCACCATCACATCCGCCGTGCTGCGGCGATGCAGGACGACGGCCGTTTCGTGATCCTGCTGGTGACCGCGACCGGCGCCTTTGCCAGCATCGCCGCAATCGTCTCCGAGCTCGGCGCACGACATCGCGGCGTCGTGGACTTGATCATCGCGATCACCACGATCGCGCTGTCATGGGCCGCCGTGCACACGACCTTCGCGCTGCATTACGCTCATGATTACTACCGCAACGCCAAGCCGGGCGGCTTGCAATTCCCGAGCGGCGACAAGGAAGATCAGCCCGATTATTGGGACTTCGTCTATTTCTCGTTCGTGATCGGCATGACCGCGCAGGTATCCGACGTCGGCATCACCGACAAGACCATCCGCCGCACCGCCACGGCCCATGGGATCGTGTCGTTCATCTACAACACGGCCCTGCTGGCGCTGACGGTGAACATCGCGGCGAGCGCAATTTCGAATTGACGTCGTCCCGGTCTTGCCGGAACGACGATTCGATCTGGCACGGACTCAGTTGCACACTTCGGCGTTGGCGTCGACGTGGGGGCCGCCGCCACCGCGATACTCGAGACGGCAGCCGGGCTTGACCGGACGGCAGATGATGTTGTTACAGAAGATCTGACCGCCACCGGCGGAGCGGCCTGCGCGAGCAGCGATGCCCGCAGAGGCTCCATAGCCGACCGCCTCCCCGCCAGCAGCGCCGCCGGCCTGACGACGCTGCCGTGCCGGACGATCCTCGCTCTCGTCGCGGCGGGAGGTCGCGGGCTTGGCCGGCTTTGCGGCGCGCTGCTTCACGCACTCATTGTCGTCGTTGACCGCATAGCCCTCACGGCAAACGATCTTCGTGCATTTGTCGCCGTCGGCCTTGAAGCCGTGCTCGCAAACCAGCGGACAGACGCGCGACGGCTTCGCCTTGACCGCGTCGAGCGCGTCGGTGCTCGCGACCTTCACGTCGAGCTTGGTGCCGGCGTAGCGGTTGAATTGCGACAGCGAGCGCTGCGACGACGTATTCCAGTTGCCGTCGGCAGCGCCGGAAAAGCAGCCGACGCGGCCAAGCTCGGTCTGCACCGAACGGCCGAGATCCGCCGGTGCGGTCGCCGGGGTCAGCGACGCGACGTTGGTGCCGGTTGGGCTCGCCGTGCTGGCAGGCGCCGCGCTCGGAGCCGTGGCGGCAAGATTGACGCGCTGCTGCTCTGCGGCAGCGGCCTGCTGCTGCGCCTGCTCCTTGGCCTTCTGCGCGGCAAGCTGCGCCTGCTCGGCGGCTTTCGCATCGGCGGCAGCTTTGGCCTGCGCATCCTTCTGCGCGCCGAGGGCAGCGAGACGATCGCGCTCGGCCTCGGCCTGCTTCGCCTTCGCGATCGCCGCGGCGTGGGCCTGCTCGGCACCGATCTTCTCGACCTGGAGCCTGGCAAGGCTTGCATAGAAGCCATCGGGATGCTGAGCGAGGAAGGCATCCCATGCCGCCTTGTTGCCAAGCTGGAGCGCGAGTTCATAGTCGCGGCGGATATCGGCCTGCGGGTTCGCCACGGGCGTTGCAGCCGCCACCTTGACCGGCACCAGTGGCATGTCTTCGCCCCCGAGTGAGCCGTAAACGAACGGCTCCTGCTTGTTACCGGTCGACTTGAGCACGTCGTCGCGGACGAAGCCGAAGGCGCGGCGCACGTCGAGGCCTGGCGTCGTCAGATGCCTCGACAGCGCGACCGTAAACGGGCTGTTGGCGCCGTCTCCGTCCTGCGCCGTGAAGCCGGCCTTCGCCGAATAGGCGATCAGCGTGTTGGGGCTGGTCGGCTCGACCTGAGCCAGGCCACGGCCGATGCCGCGCGAAGCCAGCGTGCGCTTCATCCTCTTGCCGAACGGATTGTCGCGGCAGGCATCCAGGATCACAAGACGGAGCTGCTTTGCCGGCTCGACCGCGACCAGGACGCGGTCGAGCGAAAGGGCCTCGTCGTAAACGTCGGTGTCGCGCTCGAGCTTGGCATCGACGGGGATCAGATAATTCGACCCCTCGACCTCGATACCGTGACCGGCATAGTAGACCACGGCAATGTC
The nucleotide sequence above comes from Bradyrhizobium sp. NDS-1. Encoded proteins:
- a CDS encoding polyprenyl synthetase family protein, with the translated sequence MTGTSPSDFAKRLDKTADDTEALLGRLLSDDILHDEIARPKRLMDAMRYSSLNGGKRLRPFLVVESAAVFSVPREAALLVGAALECIHCYSLIHDDLPAMDNSDLRRGRPTLHKKTDDATAILAGDGLLTLAFDIITRDEIHRDANVRLLLTRALARCAGIGGMVGGQILDLAGEGRFGGNEPIDVARIQQMKTGALLRYGCIAGAILGQASQKEYQALDDYGRALGEAFQIADDLLDVEGDAAALGKPAGADAALGKTTFVTQLGIEGAKQRVRDLLARADGAVSIFGDRAAVLQAAARFVAERKN
- a CDS encoding caspase family protein produces the protein MRNLLRLCPLLLAAALLFGTDPALAGNRVALVIANSAYQHAPPLANPVNDGTVMAKTLKEAGFDVVDYRRDLSALDTRRVLRDFADATRSADIAVVYYAGHGIEVEGSNYLIPVDAKLERDTDVYDEALSLDRVLVAVEPAKQLRLVILDACRDNPFGKRMKRTLASRGIGRGLAQVEPTSPNTLIAYSAKAGFTAQDGDGANSPFTVALSRHLTTPGLDVRRAFGFVRDDVLKSTGNKQEPFVYGSLGGEDMPLVPVKVAAATPVANPQADIRRDYELALQLGNKAAWDAFLAQHPDGFYASLARLQVEKIGAEQAHAAAIAKAKQAEAERDRLAALGAQKDAQAKAAADAKAAEQAQLAAQKAKEQAQQQAAAAEQQRVNLAATAPSAAPASTASPTGTNVASLTPATAPADLGRSVQTELGRVGCFSGAADGNWNTSSQRSLSQFNRYAGTKLDVKVASTDALDAVKAKPSRVCPLVCEHGFKADGDKCTKIVCREGYAVNDDNECVKQRAAKPAKPATSRRDESEDRPARQRRQAGGAAGGEAVGYGASAGIAARAGRSAGGGQIFCNNIICRPVKPGCRLEYRGGGGPHVDANAEVCN
- a CDS encoding DUF1345 domain-containing protein yields the protein MAAGGKEDPALVRFRQMSRPMRLIYARPRTFIALGVGILVCLLLPGTHRLVTRLLFGWDALIAVYLVLVYTMMLCNDHHHIRRAAAMQDDGRFVILLVTATGAFASIAAIVSELGARHRGVVDLIIAITTIALSWAAVHTTFALHYAHDYYRNAKPGGLQFPSGDKEDQPDYWDFVYFSFVIGMTAQVSDVGITDKTIRRTATAHGIVSFIYNTALLALTVNIAASAISN